One region of Carbonactinospora thermoautotrophica genomic DNA includes:
- a CDS encoding 5-formyltetrahydrofolate cyclo-ligase, which produces MDQFREKRAIRSRILANRATLGAAERRTLGAALRDRALALPEVARAGCVACYVSVGSEPDTRELLTALYERGVRVLLPVLLPDLDLDWGVYAGEGSLTAGGRGLLEPAGDRLGVSGVAAADVVLVPAVAVDRRGMRLGRGGGSYDRALTRVPPGRLVAALLYDGELVESVPALPHDRPVGAVVTPSGVHRFDARG; this is translated from the coding sequence ATGGACCAGTTCCGCGAGAAACGGGCAATCCGGTCACGGATTCTCGCCAATCGGGCGACGCTGGGCGCCGCCGAACGGAGGACGCTCGGGGCGGCGCTGCGCGACCGGGCGCTGGCGCTGCCGGAGGTCGCGCGCGCCGGCTGCGTGGCCTGTTACGTGTCGGTGGGGAGCGAGCCGGACACCCGCGAGCTGCTCACGGCCCTGTACGAGCGCGGCGTGCGCGTGCTGCTGCCGGTGCTGCTGCCGGACCTGGACCTGGACTGGGGCGTGTACGCCGGGGAGGGCTCCCTGACGGCCGGCGGGCGCGGCCTGCTGGAGCCGGCCGGCGACCGGCTCGGGGTGTCCGGGGTGGCGGCGGCCGACGTGGTGCTGGTGCCGGCGGTCGCGGTGGACCGGCGCGGGATGCGGCTGGGCCGGGGCGGCGGCTCGTACGACCGGGCGCTCACCCGCGTCCCGCCCGGCCGGCTGGTGGCGGCGCTGCTGTACGACGGGGAGTTGGTCGAGTCGGTCCCGGCTTTGCCGCATGACCGGCCGGTGGGCGCCGTGGTCACCCCCAGCGGGGTACACCGGTTCGACGCGCGCGGCTGA
- the moaC gene encoding cyclic pyranopterin monophosphate synthase MoaC, translating to MSEGFTHLDETGAARMVDVTAKDVTVRTARATGRVLVSPEVVRMLREGTVPKGDALAVARIAGIQGAKRTPDLIPLCHPIAIHGVQIDLVVADDAVEISATVKTADRTGVEMEALTAVTTAALAVIDMVKAVDPAAVITDVRMEEKTGGKSGHWRRP from the coding sequence GTGAGCGAGGGATTCACCCACCTTGACGAGACCGGTGCGGCCCGCATGGTCGACGTCACGGCCAAGGACGTCACCGTCCGCACCGCCCGCGCCACCGGCCGGGTCCTGGTCTCCCCGGAGGTCGTCCGCATGCTGCGCGAGGGCACCGTGCCCAAGGGGGACGCGCTGGCCGTCGCGCGGATCGCCGGCATCCAGGGCGCCAAGCGCACCCCGGACCTGATCCCGCTGTGCCACCCGATCGCGATCCACGGCGTCCAGATCGACCTCGTGGTGGCCGACGACGCGGTAGAGATCAGCGCGACGGTGAAGACCGCGGACCGGACCGGGGTCGAGATGGAGGCGCTCACCGCGGTGACCACCGCCGCCCTGGCCGTGATCGACATGGTGAAGGCGGTCGACCCGGCCGCGGTAATCACCGATGTCCGGATGGAGGAGAAGACCGGCGGCAAGTCCGGGCACTGGCGACGCCCCTAA
- a CDS encoding ATP-binding protein — MPEAHVRVVERDAVRVAWRVPAIAEATRLARWLVRRKVAEWGGDAEAGYTAGLLAGELVTNAVVHAGGDALTLVVARADGGLRVEVHDRGRDEPVLRRTDGAAEQGRGLLVVDALSTAWGHAPTSTGKVVWFELAGCVR, encoded by the coding sequence ATGCCGGAGGCTCACGTGCGCGTCGTCGAGCGCGATGCGGTGCGGGTGGCCTGGCGGGTGCCGGCGATCGCGGAGGCCACGCGGTTGGCCCGCTGGCTGGTGCGACGGAAGGTGGCCGAGTGGGGCGGTGACGCCGAGGCCGGGTACACCGCCGGGTTGCTGGCGGGCGAGCTGGTCACCAACGCGGTGGTGCACGCGGGCGGGGACGCGCTCACCCTGGTGGTCGCCCGCGCGGACGGCGGGTTGCGGGTGGAGGTCCACGACCGGGGCCGGGACGAGCCTGTGCTGCGCCGAACGGACGGCGCCGCTGAGCAGGGGCGGGGCCTGCTGGTCGTGGACGCCCTGTCCACAGCCTGGGGACACGCGCCGACGTCCACCGGGAAGGTCGTGTGGTTCGAGCTGGCGGGGTGCGTGCGGTGA
- a CDS encoding GGDEF domain-containing protein translates to MSLLEIGLTGIALVLGAMLASTTLAYRRLRESTYRELEELRHEITSLERSRDELARLSVTDPLTGLWNYRYLQMALEREVERATRFGRPLSILMLDLDGFSEINRRFGHQRGGAVLREFAQRVELETRQVDTLARYGGEEFVLILPETPADGAANVAERICYAVRKHPFGGSGEEPLHLTVSIGAAVYPFDGDHAATLLRTADQALYAAKQAGRDRWCLAGREPVGPTTPPFGLAVPHGGPARGDRPERASSAPEVAPGA, encoded by the coding sequence GTGTCTCTCCTCGAGATCGGTCTCACCGGCATCGCGCTGGTGCTCGGGGCGATGCTGGCCAGCACGACGCTGGCGTACCGGCGCCTCCGCGAGTCCACCTACCGGGAACTCGAGGAGCTGCGCCACGAGATCACCAGCCTGGAGCGGAGCCGCGACGAGCTGGCGCGGCTGTCGGTCACCGACCCGTTGACCGGGCTCTGGAACTACCGGTACCTGCAGATGGCGCTGGAGCGCGAGGTCGAGCGGGCCACCCGGTTCGGCCGGCCGCTCTCGATCCTCATGCTGGACCTGGACGGGTTCAGCGAGATCAACCGACGGTTCGGCCACCAGCGGGGCGGCGCGGTGCTGCGGGAGTTCGCCCAGCGGGTGGAGCTGGAGACCCGCCAGGTGGACACGCTCGCCCGGTACGGAGGGGAGGAGTTCGTGCTGATCCTCCCCGAGACCCCTGCCGACGGCGCGGCCAACGTGGCCGAGCGGATCTGCTACGCCGTGCGCAAGCACCCCTTCGGAGGGAGCGGCGAGGAGCCGCTGCACCTCACGGTCTCGATCGGCGCGGCCGTCTACCCGTTCGACGGTGACCACGCCGCGACCCTGCTGCGCACCGCTGACCAGGCCCTGTACGCGGCCAAACAGGCCGGTCGCGACCGCTGGTGCCTGGCCGGCCGGGAGCCGGTGGGGCCCACCACCCCGCCGTTCGGGCTGGCCGTCCCGCACGGCGGTCCCGCGCGTGGCGACCGCCCGGAACGGGCCTCCTCCGCACCGGAGGTTGCCCCCGGCGCTTAG
- a CDS encoding FAD-binding oxidoreductase, with product MAVLAGLAAICGAGNAREAGPHDAVAGVTPKYVAAPGCTEEVAAVLRLAADQALTVVPRGTGTKLAWGAPPRSVDLVLDTTRLARVVEHAAGDLVVVVEAGTRLDTLQETLAAHGQRLALDPPSGGTVGGTVAANAAGPLRLLYGTARDLLIGVTVVRADGVVARAGGKVVKNVAGYDLGKLFTGSYGTLGVITQAVFRLHPLPAARAYVTRTVADAAEASRLVQAVLRSQLVPAALELDLPRPGGPATLVVLLEGAPAGVPARAETLVALLGGDARAGEEAPPWWGRHPFGPDDITLKIAYPIADLEAVMTALAGAGGLEPTLRGSVGTGVLHAGLPGDADPAAVARLLGTLRQALRPWGSAILLQAPPAVAVDRWGDVPALALMRRVKTQFDPAHRLSPGRFVGGI from the coding sequence ATGGCGGTACTCGCCGGGCTCGCCGCGATCTGCGGGGCCGGCAACGCGCGGGAGGCCGGGCCGCACGACGCGGTCGCCGGCGTGACCCCCAAGTACGTGGCCGCGCCCGGGTGCACCGAGGAGGTCGCCGCCGTGCTGCGCCTGGCCGCCGACCAGGCGCTCACCGTCGTCCCGCGCGGCACCGGGACCAAGCTGGCGTGGGGAGCGCCACCCCGGTCGGTCGACCTCGTCCTCGACACCACCCGGCTCGCCCGCGTCGTCGAGCACGCCGCCGGGGACCTGGTCGTGGTCGTCGAGGCCGGGACACGGCTCGACACGCTGCAGGAGACGCTGGCGGCGCACGGCCAGCGGCTCGCCCTGGACCCGCCGTCCGGGGGCACGGTCGGGGGCACGGTCGCCGCCAACGCGGCCGGGCCGCTCCGCCTGCTCTACGGCACCGCGCGCGACCTGCTCATCGGGGTCACGGTGGTGCGCGCGGACGGGGTGGTCGCCCGAGCGGGCGGCAAGGTGGTCAAGAACGTCGCCGGGTACGACCTGGGGAAGCTGTTCACCGGCTCGTACGGGACGCTCGGGGTGATCACCCAGGCGGTGTTCCGGCTGCACCCGCTGCCCGCGGCGCGCGCGTACGTGACCCGGACGGTCGCGGACGCGGCGGAGGCGAGCCGCCTGGTGCAGGCCGTGCTGCGGTCGCAGCTCGTCCCGGCAGCGCTCGAACTGGACCTGCCGCGGCCGGGCGGGCCCGCGACCCTCGTGGTGCTGCTCGAAGGCGCGCCGGCCGGGGTACCGGCCCGGGCCGAGACGCTGGTCGCCCTGCTCGGCGGGGACGCCCGGGCCGGCGAGGAGGCGCCGCCCTGGTGGGGGCGCCACCCGTTCGGGCCGGACGACATCACCCTCAAGATCGCGTACCCCATCGCCGATCTGGAGGCCGTCATGACCGCGCTGGCCGGCGCCGGCGGGCTGGAGCCGACGCTGCGCGGCTCCGTAGGCACCGGGGTCCTGCACGCCGGCCTGCCCGGGGACGCCGATCCGGCCGCGGTCGCCCGGCTGCTCGGCACGCTGCGCCAGGCGCTGCGGCCCTGGGGTTCGGCGATCCTCCTGCAGGCTCCGCCCGCCGTCGCCGTCGACCGGTGGGGGGACGTGCCGGCGCTCGCGCTGATGCGCCGGGTGAAGACCCAGTTCGACCCCGCCCACCGCCTCTCCCCCGGCCGATTCGTGGGAGGAATCTGA
- a CDS encoding DUF397 domain-containing protein, producing MTQKPSPDDLDISQALWRKSRRSGGDSSCVEVALVQGYIAVRDSKNPHGPKLVFTHDEWTAFTSGVKAGEFDDLLA from the coding sequence ATGACGCAGAAGCCGAGCCCTGACGACCTAGACATTTCCCAAGCTCTCTGGCGCAAGAGCCGCCGTAGCGGCGGCGACAGCTCATGCGTCGAGGTCGCCCTTGTCCAGGGCTACATCGCGGTCCGCGACTCCAAGAACCCGCACGGCCCCAAGCTCGTCTTCACCCACGACGAGTGGACCGCCTTCACCAGCGGCGTGAAGGCCGGCGAGTTCGACGACCTGCTGGCCTGA
- the galU gene encoding UTP--glucose-1-phosphate uridylyltransferase GalU, protein MSSAVRPHITKAVVPAAGLGTRFLPATKATPKELLPVVDKPAIQYVVEEAVAAGLTDVLMVTGRNKRAVEDHFDRAYELEEALAAKGDLEKLQLVRESSELAAVHYVRQGDPRGLGHAVLCAEHHVGDAPFAVLLGDDLIDPRDPLLTHMIEVQRERGGCVVALIEVDPSQSHLYGCAAIESDGAYSDVVRVRDLVEKPDPGTAPSNLAIIGRYVLDPAIFDVLHHTSPGRGGEIQLTDALKTYANQGAPVHGVLFKGRRYDTGDRDDYLRAIVRLACEHEDLGPGFRAWLKTFVAEELNG, encoded by the coding sequence ATGAGCAGCGCTGTTCGACCGCACATCACCAAGGCCGTCGTCCCCGCTGCGGGGTTGGGGACGCGCTTCCTGCCCGCGACCAAGGCGACTCCCAAGGAGTTGCTGCCGGTGGTCGACAAGCCAGCGATCCAGTACGTCGTGGAGGAAGCCGTCGCCGCCGGGCTCACCGACGTGCTGATGGTGACCGGTCGCAACAAGCGCGCCGTGGAGGACCACTTCGATCGGGCGTACGAGCTGGAGGAGGCCCTGGCGGCAAAGGGCGACCTGGAGAAACTCCAGTTGGTCCGCGAGTCCAGCGAGCTGGCCGCGGTCCACTACGTGCGGCAGGGCGACCCGCGCGGGCTCGGCCATGCCGTGCTCTGCGCCGAGCACCACGTCGGCGACGCGCCCTTCGCCGTGCTGCTCGGCGACGACCTGATCGACCCCCGCGATCCGCTGCTGACCCACATGATCGAAGTGCAGCGGGAGCGGGGCGGCTGCGTGGTGGCGCTCATCGAGGTCGACCCCTCCCAGAGCCACCTGTACGGTTGCGCCGCGATCGAATCCGACGGCGCCTACTCGGACGTGGTCCGCGTCCGTGACCTGGTGGAGAAGCCCGACCCGGGCACCGCGCCCAGCAACCTGGCCATAATCGGCCGGTACGTGCTGGATCCGGCCATCTTTGACGTGCTCCACCACACCTCACCGGGCCGAGGCGGGGAGATCCAGCTGACCGACGCCCTCAAAACGTACGCCAACCAGGGCGCACCCGTGCATGGCGTGCTGTTCAAGGGTCGCCGGTACGACACGGGCGACCGGGACGACTACCTGCGTGCGATCGTGCGACTCGCGTGCGAGCACGAGGACCTGGGCCCGGGCTTCCGGGCGTGGCTCAAGACTTTCGTCGCCGAGGAGCTGAACGGATGA
- a CDS encoding peptidoglycan recognition protein family protein yields the protein MAKEAERGGAGWGPVKVYTVPLAAVGQPDRERSTVLGVAERRTQPFSLLGVTWSEPEADLGGVVRVRTRSSVTGQWSGWRELDSDNHRGADPGERERTRGSTSPLWVGPSDGVEVRVVPAGGRPPGRLPAGLRLDLVDPGNGGFAVERVAHTVAEHSRGSTGDTQPVTDPGGTILADPIQPAEPTSASVLAALLPDVSAPPIVSRAEWGADETLNEEPPAYGSSIKAVFVHHTATGNDYSCADSAAIVRGIHAYHVQSNGWKDIGYNFLVDKCGTVFEGRKGGVDMPVIGAHAYGFNTDTTGVAVIGTYSTVGISSAALRAVARIAAWKLDTGDPRGKVTLTSAADGNKFTAGQQVRLYRIAGHRDVALTECPGQRLYDQLPAIRRYAARLAT from the coding sequence GTGGCGAAGGAAGCGGAGCGGGGTGGGGCGGGGTGGGGGCCGGTCAAGGTGTACACGGTTCCGCTGGCGGCCGTCGGCCAGCCGGACCGGGAACGGTCGACCGTGCTGGGGGTGGCGGAGCGCCGCACCCAGCCGTTCAGCCTGCTCGGGGTGACCTGGTCCGAGCCGGAAGCCGACCTCGGTGGCGTGGTGCGCGTGCGTACCCGCTCCTCGGTCACCGGCCAGTGGTCGGGGTGGCGGGAGCTGGACTCCGACAACCACCGCGGGGCGGACCCGGGCGAGCGGGAGCGGACGCGGGGCAGTACCTCCCCGTTGTGGGTGGGGCCGTCCGACGGTGTCGAGGTACGGGTGGTGCCCGCCGGCGGGAGACCGCCCGGTCGCCTGCCTGCGGGACTGCGGCTGGACCTGGTGGATCCGGGGAACGGTGGCTTCGCCGTGGAACGTGTCGCTCACACCGTTGCGGAACACAGCCGAGGGTCGACGGGTGACACGCAGCCGGTCACGGACCCGGGCGGGACGATCCTCGCGGACCCGATCCAGCCGGCGGAACCGACTTCGGCTTCGGTCCTCGCCGCGCTGCTGCCCGACGTCTCCGCGCCGCCGATCGTCAGCCGGGCCGAGTGGGGGGCCGACGAGACGCTGAACGAGGAGCCGCCCGCCTACGGAAGCTCAATCAAGGCGGTCTTCGTCCATCACACGGCCACCGGCAACGACTACAGCTGCGCTGACTCCGCCGCGATCGTGCGGGGGATCCACGCCTACCACGTGCAGAGCAACGGCTGGAAGGACATCGGCTACAACTTCCTTGTCGACAAGTGCGGCACCGTCTTCGAAGGCCGTAAGGGCGGGGTCGACATGCCGGTGATCGGCGCGCACGCCTACGGCTTCAACACCGACACCACGGGTGTCGCGGTGATCGGAACGTACTCCACCGTCGGCATCTCCTCGGCGGCCCTGCGTGCGGTCGCCCGGATCGCGGCGTGGAAGCTGGACACGGGTGACCCCAGGGGCAAGGTGACGCTGACCTCCGCCGCGGACGGCAACAAGTTCACCGCGGGCCAGCAGGTGCGGTTGTACCGGATCGCGGGCCATCGGGACGTGGCCCTCACCGAGTGCCCCGGCCAGCGGTTGTACGACCAGTTGCCGGCCATCCGCCGCTACGCGGCCCGCCTGGCCACGTAG
- a CDS encoding helix-turn-helix domain-containing protein, giving the protein MIAVPLARKIGDMPKSRRRPPTVRARRLGAELRRLREAAGFTLEQAAEAIECHPSMLSRIETGHRNIRPLELRALLDKYGVTDEERREALLTLSRESKRRDWWHSYSDVLARPYQDLISLEVRASSLRIYHTQVIPGLFQTAGYAYAVIQAVRVGDAPEAIQRRVDARMARQEILRREPPPEVWLVLDEAALRRAPTADPGVMRDQLEHLLEVADLPHVTLQVLPFSAGLHAGVDGAFTFLAFPEVEGPSIVYLESLTGGLYIEKEPDVDRYARVFDHLRASALPEAASRRMIVECRKEY; this is encoded by the coding sequence TTGATCGCTGTCCCGTTGGCTCGAAAGATTGGCGACATGCCGAAATCGCGTCGCCGTCCTCCCACCGTTCGAGCTCGTCGTCTCGGTGCCGAGCTGCGTCGACTTCGCGAGGCAGCGGGCTTCACGCTGGAGCAAGCCGCCGAAGCGATCGAGTGCCACCCGTCGATGCTGAGCCGGATCGAGACCGGGCATCGGAACATCCGTCCGCTGGAGCTGCGTGCGCTGCTGGACAAGTACGGCGTGACTGACGAGGAGCGAAGAGAGGCGCTGCTCACGCTGTCTCGGGAGTCCAAGCGCCGGGACTGGTGGCACTCCTACAGCGACGTTCTGGCCAGGCCGTACCAGGACTTGATCAGCCTGGAGGTCCGCGCCTCATCGCTTCGCATCTACCACACACAGGTGATCCCGGGACTGTTCCAGACCGCCGGTTACGCCTATGCCGTGATTCAGGCCGTCCGGGTCGGGGACGCGCCCGAAGCGATCCAGCGGCGGGTTGACGCTCGCATGGCGCGACAAGAGATCCTTCGTCGCGAACCTCCACCGGAGGTCTGGCTCGTCTTGGACGAGGCCGCGCTCCGCCGTGCTCCGACCGCCGACCCTGGTGTGATGCGTGATCAACTGGAACACCTGCTGGAGGTCGCGGACCTGCCGCACGTCACCTTGCAGGTGCTGCCGTTCTCCGCAGGTCTTCACGCCGGAGTCGACGGAGCGTTCACGTTTCTTGCGTTTCCAGAGGTGGAGGGGCCAAGTATCGTCTACCTGGAGAGTCTGACCGGTGGTCTTTACATCGAGAAGGAACCAGACGTCGACCGATACGCCCGGGTCTTCGATCACCTACGCGCTTCCGCGCTCCCGGAAGCGGCATCGCGCCGGATGATCGTTGAATGCCGTAAGGAGTACTAG
- a CDS encoding GNAT family N-acetyltransferase produces MTRGWPVTLVEGPVRLRPIRRRDAREWREVRNRNRDWLRPWEATVPPGLPQAEMQTFGQMVRHLRAEAANGRMLPFVVEYEGRLVGQLTVAGIMWGSLCSAHIGYWVDQAVAGRGIIPTAVALAVDHCFFTLGIHRIEVNIRPENRPSRRVVEKLGFREEGLRPRYLHIDGGWRDHLTYALTVEEVPEGLLNRWRVRQREAV; encoded by the coding sequence CTGACCCGAGGATGGCCGGTCACGCTCGTCGAGGGCCCGGTGCGGCTGCGGCCCATTCGACGCAGGGACGCGCGCGAGTGGCGCGAGGTCCGCAACCGCAACCGTGACTGGCTGCGGCCCTGGGAAGCGACCGTGCCGCCGGGCCTGCCGCAGGCTGAGATGCAGACGTTCGGGCAGATGGTGAGACACCTGCGGGCCGAGGCCGCGAACGGGCGCATGCTGCCGTTCGTCGTCGAGTACGAGGGGCGGCTGGTCGGCCAGCTCACCGTGGCCGGCATCATGTGGGGCTCGCTCTGCTCGGCCCACATCGGGTACTGGGTCGACCAGGCGGTCGCGGGCCGGGGGATCATCCCCACGGCGGTCGCGCTCGCTGTCGACCACTGCTTCTTCACCCTCGGCATACACCGCATCGAGGTGAACATCCGGCCGGAGAACCGGCCGAGCCGTCGCGTGGTCGAGAAGCTGGGTTTCCGCGAGGAGGGGCTGCGCCCCCGCTACCTGCACATCGACGGCGGCTGGCGCGACCACCTGACGTACGCCCTGACCGTGGAGGAGGTCCCCGAAGGGCTGCTCAACCGCTGGCGCGTGCGGCAGCGGGAGGCCGTGTAA
- a CDS encoding (Fe-S)-binding protein, which translates to MPAFDAVDPPRRDLIDDCVHCGFCLPSCPTYVLWGEEMDSPRGRIHLMKQGVEGAPLSDAMVQHFDACLGCLACVTACPSGVRYDRLIEATRSQVERQYPRPLRDRLFRALIFQLFPYPRRLRALRGPLRLYQRTGLSRLIARPLARVAPRLAAMESLAPPLGPMHRLPERVPAHGTRRATVGLLAGCVQSVFFSPVNAATARVLAAEGCEVVTGQGCCGALSLHVGRTEEARRFARGVVDTFTGVDYVVANVAGCGSSMKEYADLLHDDPAYAERAAELAAKTRDVSELLAELGPVAPRHPLPITVAYHDACHLSHGQGIRRQPRALLRGIPGLDLREIAESDICCGSAGVYNLLQPEPARELGERKARNVLATGAELLVTANPGCLMQIRAALERTGNRVALAHVVEVLDASIRGLPPSALA; encoded by the coding sequence ATGCCGGCGTTCGATGCCGTCGACCCCCCGCGCCGCGACCTGATCGACGACTGCGTCCACTGCGGGTTCTGCCTGCCGTCCTGCCCGACGTACGTGCTGTGGGGGGAGGAGATGGACTCCCCGCGCGGCCGCATCCACCTGATGAAGCAGGGCGTGGAGGGCGCGCCCCTCTCGGACGCGATGGTCCAGCACTTCGACGCCTGCCTCGGGTGCCTGGCGTGCGTGACCGCGTGCCCGTCGGGGGTCCGCTACGACCGGCTCATCGAGGCGACGCGCAGCCAGGTGGAGCGCCAGTACCCGCGTCCCCTGCGCGACCGCCTGTTCCGCGCCCTGATCTTCCAGCTCTTCCCGTACCCCCGGCGGCTCCGGGCGCTGCGCGGCCCGCTGCGGCTGTACCAGCGAACCGGGCTCAGCCGCCTCATCGCCCGCCCGCTCGCCCGGGTCGCCCCCCGGCTCGCGGCCATGGAGTCCCTGGCCCCGCCGCTCGGCCCGATGCACCGGCTGCCCGAGCGCGTGCCCGCGCACGGCACCCGCCGGGCGACCGTCGGCCTGCTCGCCGGCTGCGTGCAGAGCGTCTTCTTCTCCCCGGTCAACGCGGCGACCGCGCGGGTGCTGGCCGCGGAGGGCTGCGAAGTGGTGACCGGGCAGGGCTGCTGCGGGGCGCTGTCGCTGCACGTGGGGCGGACCGAGGAGGCGCGCCGGTTCGCCCGGGGCGTGGTGGACACCTTCACCGGGGTGGACTACGTCGTCGCGAACGTGGCCGGGTGCGGGTCGAGCATGAAGGAGTACGCCGACCTGCTGCACGACGATCCGGCGTACGCCGAACGCGCGGCGGAGCTGGCGGCGAAGACCCGGGACGTGAGCGAGCTGCTCGCCGAGCTCGGCCCGGTCGCCCCGCGGCACCCGCTGCCGATCACGGTCGCGTACCACGACGCGTGCCACCTGAGCCACGGGCAGGGGATCCGGCGGCAGCCGCGCGCGCTGCTGCGCGGCATCCCCGGGCTGGACCTGCGCGAGATCGCGGAGAGCGACATCTGCTGCGGCTCAGCGGGGGTGTACAACCTGCTGCAGCCGGAGCCGGCCCGCGAGCTGGGCGAGCGCAAGGCCCGCAACGTGCTCGCCACCGGCGCGGAGCTGCTCGTCACCGCGAACCCCGGGTGTCTCATGCAGATCCGCGCGGCCCTGGAGCGCACCGGCAACCGCGTCGCTCTCGCCCACGTCGTCGAGGTGCTCGACGCCTCGATCCGCGGCCTGCCTCCGTCGGCCCTGGCCTGA
- the glp gene encoding molybdotransferase-like divisome protein Glp: protein MKSVDNHLAEVLADIEPLAPMDLQLLDAHGCLLTEDVAADRDLPAFDNSAMDGYAVRLPDVTGASEEFPALLPVVGDIMAGSAQIERINPGTCVRIMTGAPVPAGADAIVPVEWTDGGITQVRIHRAPAEGQFIRRRGTHIRAGEVVLRAGTWLGATQIGVLAAIGRDRVKVRPKPRVVVVSTGSELVELGREAGPGQIHDSNSFMLAAAAVEAGAVAYRVGIVPDDAEQLLSTLEDQLGRADLVITSGGVSQGAYDTVKETLSRLGTVGFDRVAMNPGMPQGFGTIGTEAVPIFTLPGNPVSAYVSFEVFVRPAIRRMLGVEPLHRPVVQARCLQAFSSPEGKRQYVRGWYDAEAETVRPVGGHASHLIGDLAQANAFIVVPEEVTEVKRDDVVDVMLLERT, encoded by the coding sequence ATGAAATCCGTCGACAACCACTTGGCCGAAGTGCTGGCGGACATCGAGCCGCTGGCCCCGATGGACCTACAGCTGCTCGACGCCCACGGCTGCCTGCTGACCGAGGACGTGGCGGCCGACCGGGACCTGCCGGCGTTCGACAACTCCGCCATGGACGGGTACGCGGTCCGGCTGCCCGACGTCACCGGCGCGAGCGAGGAGTTCCCGGCCCTGCTGCCCGTGGTGGGTGACATCATGGCCGGCAGCGCCCAGATCGAGCGCATCAACCCCGGCACGTGCGTTCGCATCATGACCGGCGCGCCGGTGCCCGCCGGGGCGGACGCGATCGTCCCCGTCGAGTGGACCGACGGCGGGATCACCCAGGTGCGCATCCACCGCGCCCCGGCGGAGGGCCAGTTCATCCGTCGCCGGGGCACCCACATCCGGGCCGGGGAGGTCGTGCTGCGCGCCGGCACCTGGCTCGGCGCCACCCAGATCGGGGTGCTCGCCGCCATCGGCCGCGACCGGGTCAAGGTCCGGCCCAAGCCCCGGGTCGTGGTGGTCTCCACCGGCAGCGAGCTGGTCGAGTTGGGCCGCGAGGCCGGGCCCGGGCAGATCCACGACTCCAACAGCTTCATGCTGGCCGCGGCGGCCGTCGAGGCCGGCGCGGTCGCGTACCGGGTGGGGATCGTCCCCGACGACGCCGAACAGCTGCTCTCCACCCTGGAGGACCAGTTGGGCCGCGCCGATCTGGTGATCACCTCCGGCGGCGTCAGCCAGGGCGCGTACGACACGGTCAAGGAGACCCTGAGCCGGCTCGGCACGGTCGGCTTCGACCGGGTCGCCATGAACCCCGGCATGCCGCAGGGCTTCGGCACGATCGGCACGGAAGCCGTCCCGATCTTCACCCTGCCCGGCAACCCGGTCAGCGCGTACGTGTCGTTCGAGGTGTTCGTGCGCCCGGCCATCCGGCGCATGCTCGGCGTCGAGCCGCTGCACCGCCCGGTCGTGCAGGCCCGCTGCCTGCAGGCGTTCTCCTCCCCGGAGGGCAAGCGCCAGTACGTGCGCGGCTGGTACGACGCGGAGGCCGAGACCGTACGGCCGGTCGGCGGTCACGCCTCCCACCTGATCGGCGACCTCGCCCAGGCCAACGCGTTCATCGTCGTGCCGGAAGAGGTCACCGAGGTCAAGCGGGACGATGTGGTCGACGTGATGCTGCTGGAGCGGACGTGA
- a CDS encoding MogA/MoaB family molybdenum cofactor biosynthesis protein: MKALVVSVSNRASAGVYADNSGPIAADGLRKMGFTVDGPLVVPDGDPVEKALRDAVADGYDVVVTSGGTGLTPTDRTPEMTRRVIDYEVPGIAEAIRAYGREKVPTAVLSRGIAGVADRTLIVNLPGSSGGVRDGIAVLTPILAHAVDQIHGGDHPRPAGGAG, from the coding sequence ATGAAAGCCCTGGTCGTCTCAGTCTCCAATCGGGCGTCCGCTGGCGTGTACGCCGATAACAGCGGGCCGATCGCGGCCGACGGCCTGCGGAAGATGGGCTTCACCGTCGACGGGCCGCTCGTGGTGCCCGACGGCGACCCGGTGGAGAAGGCGCTGCGTGACGCGGTCGCCGACGGGTACGACGTCGTGGTCACCAGCGGCGGCACCGGGCTCACCCCGACCGACCGCACCCCGGAGATGACCCGACGGGTGATCGATTACGAGGTGCCCGGCATCGCCGAGGCGATCCGCGCGTACGGCCGGGAGAAGGTGCCCACGGCGGTGCTCTCCCGGGGCATCGCCGGCGTCGCCGACCGTACCTTGATCGTGAACCTGCCCGGGTCCAGTGGCGGTGTCCGCGACGGTATCGCCGTGCTCACCCCGATCCTCGCCCACGCCGTCGACCAGATACACGGCGGCGACCACCCACGACCCGCAGGGGGTGCCGGCTGA